In the genome of Oscillatoria salina IIICB1, one region contains:
- a CDS encoding potassium-transporting ATPase subunit F, with protein sequence MKRHNLLKQIFPREGEEAVDMLREHWRNHRGATILFFTLCFNLIIAPAIYAATGENIARPNAYAIGILILVTLSLSVYLFLVIFQPERF encoded by the coding sequence ATGAAACGACACAATTTATTGAAACAAATATTCCCTAGGGAGGGAGAAGAAGCAGTAGATATGCTGCGGGAACATTGGCGGAACCATCGAGGTGCAACGATTCTCTTTTTTACCTTGTGTTTCAATTTGATTATTGCTCCCGCCATTTATGCCGCAACCGGGGAAAATATTGCTCGTCCAAATGCCTATGCAATTGGGATTTTAATCTTGGTGACATTGAGTTTATCCGTTTACCTATTTTTGGTTATTTTTCAACCTGAAAGATTTTAG
- a CDS encoding sigma-54-dependent transcriptional regulator, translating to MISRKILVVDDNKTIRRTIVQTLEALGHQLMSALDGSDALRQLEVEEYDLMLLDLKMPGMDGLQVLEKALKTQPNLPIMIISAHGTVDSAVEAMKLGAVDFLEKPFTPQELREKIYPILEVEIHHREETRNYKRAIKIAKFCASKRQYDKAIAHVKQAIGIDPSNPEAFNLLGEIHELSGERSEALKQYRVATDLDPTYKPAHNNLDRATRSPKSRPTRL from the coding sequence GTGATTAGTCGTAAAATTTTAGTCGTTGACGATAATAAAACCATTCGCCGTACTATAGTGCAGACATTAGAAGCATTAGGACATCAATTGATGAGTGCTTTAGATGGTTCAGATGCGCTACGACAGTTAGAAGTAGAAGAATACGATTTGATGTTGTTAGACCTAAAAATGCCGGGAATGGATGGGTTACAGGTCTTAGAGAAAGCTTTGAAAACCCAGCCTAATTTACCGATTATGATTATTTCCGCACATGGAACAGTTGATAGTGCCGTAGAAGCAATGAAATTAGGGGCAGTGGACTTTTTAGAAAAACCATTTACACCTCAAGAATTGCGAGAAAAAATCTATCCCATCTTAGAAGTGGAAATTCATCATCGGGAAGAAACTAGAAATTATAAAAGGGCAATTAAAATCGCCAAGTTTTGTGCAAGTAAGCGACAGTATGATAAAGCGATCGCGCACGTTAAACAAGCAATTGGAATCGATCCCTCAAATCCTGAAGCCTTTAATCTTTTAGGAGAAATTCATGAACTCTCAGGAGAACGTTCAGAAGCGTTAAAACAATATCGGGTGGCGACAGACCTCGATCCCACCTATAAACCTGCTCATAATAACTTAGATCGTGCCACGCGATCGCCCAAAAGTCGCCCGACAAGATTATAG
- a CDS encoding response regulator has protein sequence MKMTNLQILVVDDDKTTRLTIAQTLEPMGYKVSTAANGKEALEQIQKNHFDLILLDLKMAGIEGLEVLKQAHTIAPESKIVVISGHSSIEEAVTAIKLGAVDFVEKPMSYIQKPFNPTELRELVADVLKK, from the coding sequence ATGAAAATGACCAACTTGCAAATTTTAGTTGTTGATGACGATAAAACAACTCGTTTAACAATTGCTCAAACCTTAGAGCCGATGGGGTATAAAGTTTCTACTGCTGCCAATGGGAAAGAAGCCCTTGAACAAATTCAAAAAAACCATTTTGATTTAATTCTCCTGGATCTAAAAATGGCAGGAATAGAAGGCTTAGAAGTTTTAAAACAAGCCCATACCATTGCTCCCGAAAGTAAAATTGTTGTAATTTCAGGTCATAGTAGTATTGAGGAAGCCGTAACAGCAATAAAACTTGGTGCAGTCGATTTCGTTGAAAAGCCAATGAGCTATATCCAAAAACCGTTTAATCCCACAGAGTTGCGCGAACTTGTAGCAGATGTTCTCAAAAAATAA
- the kdpC gene encoding K(+)-transporting ATPase subunit C, whose product MKEIMMAIRSTFVLWLLTAILYPAVILLIAQTAFPYQANGSLITNTQGEIIGSELIGQTFTSQEYFWSRPSTVNYSEGDDAYPGGLSGASNLAPTNEELITRVKKQADFLRNADVEPTADLVYASGSGLDPHITIEAARAQIERVARARNLDDERVETLIFQSVDRRFLGIFGEPGVNVLKLNLALDGLI is encoded by the coding sequence ATGAAAGAAATAATGATGGCAATTCGCTCAACTTTTGTTTTGTGGCTTTTAACCGCAATTCTTTATCCAGCAGTTATTCTTTTGATTGCTCAAACAGCGTTTCCTTATCAAGCCAATGGAAGTCTGATTACCAATACTCAAGGAGAAATTATTGGTTCAGAATTAATCGGTCAAACCTTTACTTCTCAGGAGTATTTTTGGAGTCGTCCGAGTACTGTAAACTATAGTGAAGGAGATGATGCTTATCCCGGAGGATTATCTGGTGCAAGTAATTTAGCACCGACGAATGAAGAATTAATTACGAGGGTCAAAAAACAAGCAGATTTCTTAAGAAATGCTGATGTTGAACCCACCGCAGATTTAGTTTATGCTTCCGGTTCTGGGTTAGATCCGCATATTACCATTGAAGCCGCTAGAGCGCAGATTGAAAGGGTTGCACGGGCGCGAAATCTCGATGATGAGCGAGTTGAAACTCTCATTTTTCAATCTGTAGATAGACGCTTTTTAGGAATTTTTGGCGAACCAGGAGTTAATGTTTTGAAACTTAATTTAGCTCTTGACGGTCTCATTTGA